A portion of the Stigmatella aurantiaca DW4/3-1 genome contains these proteins:
- the fsa gene encoding fructose-6-phosphate aldolase produces MKFFIDTADVSEIRKAYDMGCVDGVTTNPSLLAKVGRGLEETIREICTIVDGPISAECVSLEAPELIKEGRTLAKIHDNVVVKIPMGTEGMKAVKALTAEGIRTNVTLIFSANQALLCAKAGATYVSPFVGRLDDISEDGMELISNVIEIYRNYDFTTQVLVASVRHPIHVLQAARLGADVATLPFSVINQLAQHPLTDAGIKKFLADWEKVPKKTTPAQ; encoded by the coding sequence ATGAAGTTCTTCATCGATACCGCGGATGTCAGCGAGATTCGCAAGGCGTACGACATGGGGTGCGTGGACGGGGTGACGACGAACCCGTCGCTGCTGGCCAAGGTGGGCCGGGGGTTGGAGGAGACCATTCGGGAGATCTGCACCATCGTGGATGGCCCCATCAGCGCCGAGTGCGTGTCCCTGGAGGCCCCGGAGCTCATCAAGGAGGGGCGCACGTTGGCGAAGATCCACGACAACGTGGTGGTGAAGATCCCCATGGGCACCGAGGGAATGAAGGCCGTCAAGGCCCTCACCGCCGAGGGGATCCGGACCAACGTGACGCTGATCTTCTCCGCCAACCAGGCCTTGCTGTGCGCCAAGGCGGGCGCCACCTACGTCTCCCCGTTCGTGGGGCGCCTGGATGACATCTCCGAGGATGGCATGGAGCTCATCTCCAACGTCATCGAGATCTACCGGAACTACGACTTCACCACGCAGGTGCTGGTGGCCAGCGTGCGCCACCCCATCCACGTGCTCCAGGCGGCGCGCCTGGGCGCCGACGTGGCGACGTTGCCCTTCAGCGTCATCAACCAGCTGGCCCAGCACCCGCTCACCGATGCCGGCATCAAGAAGTTCCTGGCCGACTGGGAGAAGGTTCCCAAGAAGACGACCCCCGCGCAGTAG
- a CDS encoding KpsF/GutQ family sugar-phosphate isomerase — MARAPRSTAKKPRLRALPSPRSLSPEPPLENAGVLLRYAREVLEAEARAIQGLTGRLGDPFLRAVALLRQCPGQAVVTGMGKAGLIGQKLSATLASTGIRSFYLHPAEAVHGDLGRVGRGDVILALSNSGATEELLRLLPSFRRLETPVIALTGEADSPLARGSDVVLDLGRLEEACPMGLVPTTSTAALHAMGDALVMTLMRSRSFTTEQYAQLHPGGKIGRSVQRVADVMRTGPANPVVKETAKLSDAVGVMTQTPGRPGATSVVDRQGKLVGIFTDGDLRRMVEQGRTDFTVPMRDVMGRRPRCVSPETLVLTAAAQMRESRVDQLPVVDAEGRAVGLLDVQDLLAARFL; from the coding sequence ATGGCCCGCGCCCCCCGCTCCACCGCCAAGAAGCCCCGTCTCCGCGCCCTGCCCTCCCCCCGGAGCCTCTCCCCAGAGCCTCCCTTGGAGAACGCCGGGGTCCTTCTGCGCTATGCCCGGGAGGTGCTGGAAGCCGAGGCCCGCGCCATCCAAGGGCTGACCGGACGGCTGGGGGACCCCTTCCTACGGGCGGTGGCCCTGCTGCGCCAGTGCCCCGGCCAGGCCGTCGTGACGGGCATGGGCAAGGCGGGCCTCATCGGCCAGAAGCTCTCGGCCACGCTGGCCTCCACCGGCATCCGCTCCTTCTACCTTCACCCCGCCGAGGCGGTTCACGGCGACCTGGGCCGTGTGGGCCGGGGCGATGTCATCCTCGCCCTGTCCAACAGCGGCGCCACCGAGGAACTGCTGCGGCTGCTGCCCTCGTTCCGGCGGCTGGAAACCCCCGTCATTGCCCTGACCGGAGAGGCGGACAGCCCCCTGGCGCGTGGCTCGGATGTCGTGCTGGACCTGGGACGGCTGGAGGAAGCCTGTCCCATGGGGCTGGTGCCCACCACCTCCACGGCCGCCCTGCACGCCATGGGGGATGCCCTGGTGATGACGCTCATGCGCTCGCGCAGCTTCACCACGGAGCAGTACGCGCAGCTTCACCCCGGGGGAAAGATTGGCCGCTCCGTGCAGCGCGTCGCCGACGTCATGCGCACAGGCCCCGCCAACCCCGTGGTGAAGGAGACGGCGAAGCTGTCCGACGCCGTGGGGGTGATGACCCAGACCCCGGGCCGCCCGGGCGCCACCAGCGTGGTGGATCGCCAGGGCAAGCTGGTGGGCATCTTCACGGATGGGGACCTGCGCCGGATGGTGGAGCAGGGCCGCACGGACTTCACCGTGCCCATGCGCGACGTCATGGGCCGGCGTCCCCGGTGTGTCAGCCCCGAGACGCTGGTGCTCACCGCCGCCGCGCAGATGCGCGAATCCCGGGTGGACCAACTGCCCGTGGTGGACGCGGAAGGGCGGGCCGTGGGTCTTCTCGACGTGCAAGACCTGCTGGCGGCCCGCTTCCTGTAA